Proteins from a genomic interval of Methanofastidiosum sp.:
- a CDS encoding type II methionyl aminopeptidase encodes MEDNDNYFDNYRKAGNILKTVKEESRKLVTSGYKLVDLVEFIEKKVIEMGGFPAFPCNISINSVAAHYTPNLNTDLVLKSGDYVKVDIGCHIEGCIADTAYTVKVDESDDELIKATQEALKNAIAAVEPGVKTNYIGKIIEETIKDFNFNPIKELCGHGLKPYILHSGITIPNYNSNVGSKLKEGDTLAIEPFASTKAGKLKTSEEVYIFKYLQDRPLRDPNSKKLLNVIKQNYKTLPFAERWLEKDYAGLKINFSLRNLIRANTIYPYNVLLDSEGGLVSQAENSLIVNSSGSEVYT; translated from the coding sequence ATGGAAGACAATGATAACTACTTTGATAATTATAGAAAGGCTGGAAATATACTAAAGACAGTCAAAGAAGAATCAAGAAAATTAGTTACTAGTGGATATAAGCTAGTTGATTTAGTGGAATTTATTGAGAAGAAGGTAATTGAAATGGGAGGCTTCCCTGCATTTCCATGCAATATTTCTATTAATAGTGTTGCAGCTCATTATACCCCTAATCTGAATACAGATCTTGTTTTAAAAAGCGGCGATTATGTAAAAGTTGATATAGGGTGTCATATCGAAGGATGTATTGCTGATACAGCATATACAGTAAAAGTAGACGAGAGTGATGATGAACTAATCAAAGCAACTCAAGAGGCCTTAAAAAATGCAATAGCTGCAGTTGAGCCTGGAGTAAAAACTAATTATATCGGTAAGATTATTGAAGAAACAATTAAAGATTTTAATTTCAATCCCATAAAAGAACTATGTGGTCATGGGCTTAAACCTTACATTTTACATTCTGGGATTACTATACCTAATTATAATAGCAATGTTGGATCAAAACTTAAAGAAGGAGATACTTTGGCAATAGAGCCTTTTGCATCTACTAAAGCAGGAAAACTAAAGACTTCAGAAGAAGTGTATATATTCAAGTATCTACAGGATAGGCCTTTAAGAGATCCTAACTCGAAAAAATTACTGAATGTTATTAAACAAAATTATAAAACTTTGCCATTTGCAGAAAGATGGTTAGAAAAAGACTATGCTGGCCTTAAAATTAACTTCTCTTTAAGAAATCTTATTAGAGCGAATACTATTTATCCTTATAATGTCTTATTAGATAGCGAAGGAGGTTTGGTGTCTCAAGCTGAAAATAGCTTGATTGTAAATTCAAGTGGCTCTGAAGTATACACCTAA
- a CDS encoding 4Fe-4S dicluster domain-containing protein, producing MKHIVFDEKKCAGCNLCELFCSSKWYDAFNPKKSRIRIRTEDYAAPNYNVCLQCDDAPCVEACPTDALVIDQDLERVVLIEDKCIGCRLCVKACPYDGIYWHKDYKLPIKCNLCEGDPECVKICPKNALSVGD from the coding sequence ATGAAACATATAGTTTTTGATGAAAAGAAATGTGCCGGTTGCAACCTATGTGAACTTTTTTGTTCATCCAAGTGGTACGATGCATTTAATCCAAAAAAATCTAGGATAAGAATCAGAACGGAAGATTATGCTGCACCCAATTATAACGTTTGTTTACAGTGTGATGATGCTCCATGCGTTGAAGCTTGTCCAACTGACGCACTAGTAATTGATCAAGACTTAGAAAGAGTTGTTCTTATTGAAGATAAATGCATTGGCTGCAGGTTATGTGTTAAGGCCTGCCCATATGACGGTATTTATTGGCATAAAGATTACAAACTACCAATTAAATGTAATTTATGTGAGGGCGATCCAGAATGTGTCAAAATTTGTCCAAAAAATGCATTATCGGTAGGTGATTAA